GCGAGAATTTTGGCAGATGTATCCCTCAGACCACCCTGTATCCGGGAGATAATAACGAACTTATATTCCTGAAAACCTACAGCGGCGACTGGGGCGACTGGGACGAAAAAGCCGATACGACGATTTGCGATCCGAGTATTTAAAACTTTGACTAAAAAAACCAATTCAATAAAACGAGATTTTATTCCATCATAAAAAGTTAATGCTGTTATTCTGTAACAGCATTTTTTTTGTTTTAAACTGTATATTCTTAACCTTTGGGTGGAATTAATTTTTGTCTGGTTTTATCTTAATGGTTAGATTTAATCTGCGTACATCTGTATTATTTTTTTTAATCTGCGTGAAAAATCTATGAGCAAAAAAGTATTTCAAGCAGATTAAATTAGATTTTATTTATTTAAAAGAGTTTCAAATTTTTAACTGAATCTTTAAATATCTCCACCTTTAAAATTTAAAAATTCAGTAAATTATGTAAACGATATTACATTTTTTATACCTAATTTGGTGGTATGAGAACAAATCCTGATGTAGTGATTATTGGCGGCGGCCTTGCTGGTCTGGCAGGAGCTGTACACTTGTCTAAACAAGGATTACAGGTTATTCTTATTGAAAAAACGGCTTATCCAAGACACAAAGTCTGCGGCGAATATATCTCAAACGAAATTCTGCCTTACCTTAACTGGCTGGATATTGATGTTTCTGAACTTCATCCCACAGCTATTTCAAATTTCGAATTTACCGCCCAGAACGGCACAACTGCAAAAACGAAACTTCCTTTGGGCGGATTCGGGATCAGCCGCTATACACTGGATCATTTTTTATTTGAAAAAGCAGTGCAAAACGGCTGTCAGGTTATTACAGAAACTGTTACAGATATTTCTTTTGCCGATGATCTTTTCACTATAAAAACTTCAGAACAAATTTTATCCTCAAAAATCGTTTTGGGAGCTTACGGAAAACGCTCGAATATCGATCAGGTTCTTTCTCGCGATTTTATTTCTAAAAAATCTCCGTGGCTGGCTGTAAAAGCACATTACAAAGGCGATTTTGATACTGATCTTGTTGCTTTACACAATTTTCAGGGCGGTTACTGCGGAATTTCAAAAGTTGAAAACGGCCTGATAAATATTTGTTATCTGGCCGATTATGAAACTTTTAAGAAATACAAAAACATAGACGATTATCAGAAAGCCGTTCTGTACAAAAACAAAAAACTTAAACTGGTTTTAGAAAACAGTACGCAGGTATTCGACAAGCCGCTTACTATAAGCCAGATTTCGTTTGATAAAAAACTTCCGGTCGAGAATCATATCCTTATGATTGGCGATACGGCAGGGCTTATACACCCAATGTGCGGCAACGGAATGGCAATGGCGATTCACAGTGCGAAAATAGCAGCCGAACTTGTTATTGATTTTCATCATGGAAAAATAGAATCACGCAGCGTATTAGAAAAAAGATATGTCACGGCATGGAAGAAAAATTTCAGCAGAAGAATGTTTATCGGGAGAATTCTGGCCCGTGTCTTAACCCATAAAAAATTTACACATATTATGACTTCCGCCGCTGCATCGATGCCTTTTATATTATCGGCCATCATCAGACAAACACACGGCAGTCCTATAACTATTAATTAAATGAGCCTTAGCACCAAATACAGAACAGAAGAAACAGAAATAATGGACGATTTCTCGCTTGAAGGTGCAGAACTTACTGATGCACTGGATCAGATTGCGAATATAAACCAGTTATTGGGAGGCAATAAATTAACCCTTCACGGATTAAAACAGTTATTACAGAAAACAGATATTTCTAAAACAGTAGTCATTGCCGATATAGGCTGCGGTAACGGAGATATGCTGCGAATGCTGGCAGGATACGGCAAAAAAAGAGGACTGAATTTTAAACTGATAGGTCTTGATGCCAATCCTTTTACGATAAAATACGCCGAGAAACTCTCAGCCGGTTTTCCAAATATCGAGTATTTGTGTATGGATATTTTCAGCGATGAATTCAAAGATCTTCAATATGATATTGCTTTATGTACGCTGACTTTACATCATTTTACCACACAGCAGATTGCAGATGTAATGGATGTTCTGAACAAAAATGCATCCACTGGAATTGTAATAAACGATCTTCACCGCAGTAAACTGGCTTATCGTCTTTTTGAACTGATTGGTGTGGTTTTCAATCTGAATAATATGTCCCGAAAAGACGGACTGGTTTCTATTTTAAGGGGCTTTAAAAAAAACGAACTGGAAACGTTTTCCAAAAAACTAAATTTAAAAAACTATACCATAAGCTGGAAATGGGCTTTTCGCTACCAGTGGATAATTACTAAAATATGAGTGTAAAGATCATTACAGCTGTTAAGCAGCTCCCGCAATATTCACGTGCAACAGAAGATATTCTCCCGTTTGTCGATACCTGGCTTAACGGACAGGAAGAACGTTTTATCAAAAAAGTAAAAAAAATATTTGAAGGCGCCTCTGTCGATAAACGCTATTCGATAATGGAACCGTCGGAAGTTTTTACGGCCACTTCTTTTGAAGAAAAAAATGATATTTACAGTCGTGAAATGATTGTTCTTGGACATCAGGTTCTGGAAAAAGCACTCGAAAAAGCAAAATGGGAACCGCAGAGTCTGGACTATATTATTACGGTAAGCTGTACAGGTATTATGATACCTTCATTAGATGCCTATCTTATTAATAAAATGAAACTCAGACAGGATATTGTACGTCTTCCGGTAACCGAGATGGGCTGTGCCGCCGGAATATCCGGAATTATCTATGCCAAAAATTTCCTGAAATCAAATCCGGGAAAACGTGCGGCTGTAATTGCAGTCGAATCGCCTACCGCTACTTTTCAGCTCGATGATTTCTCGATGCCTAACATTGTAAGCGCTGCGATTTTTGGAGATGGTGCAGCCTGCTGTTTGTTATCTTCAGATGAAAACGATAAAGGACCGGAAATTCTGGACGAACAAATGTATCATTTTTATGATGCCGAACACATGATGGGGTTTAAACTCACCAACAGCGGGCTCCAGATGGTTCTCGATATTGAAGTTCCGGATACTATCGCCTCGCATTTTGGCAGCATCATTCACCCTTTTTTAAAACAAAATAATCTTGAAATAAAAGATATCGATCATATGATTTTTCATCCCGGAGGCAAAAAAATTGTCAATACTGTAGAAGAACTTTTCGCCGGACTGGATAAAAATATCGACGACACAAAAGAAATTCTAAAACAATACGGCAATATGTCGAGCGCAACCGTGCTGTATGTTCTGGAACGTATTATGAACCGTAATCCTAAAAAAGGCGAAAAAGGTTTGATGCTGAGTTTTGGTCCCGGATTTTCGGCACAAAGAGTTTTATTACAATGGTAATTTTTAGTTTATGAAATATACTGATATCATAGCACAGCTTCCGTACAGCGAACCTTTTTTATTTGTTGATGAACTTTTACAGGCCGATGAAAATGGTGTAACAGGTACCTTTACATTTAAAGAAGAAATGGATTTTTACAAAGGACATTTTAAAGGAAATCCCGTAACACCCGGCGTAATTTTAACCGAAACAATGGCACAGATCGGGATGGTATGTCTTGGAATATTGCTGCTGGATAATGACCTCAAACAAGATACCGTAATTGCTTTTACGTCTGCCGATATGGAGTTTTTAAAACCCGTTTATCCAAATGAAAAAGTAACGGTAACTTCTCAAAAAATATTCTTCCGTTTTGGAAAACTAAAATGCAGTGCTGTTATGAAAAATGAAGCCGGACAGGAAGTCTGCCGCGGTACACTTGCCGGAATGATAACTAAAAAATTATGAAAAAACGAATTGTCATAACAGGACTTGGCGTTGCAGCACCCAATGGTGTGGGTATTCCGGCATTTACACATGCACTGCAAAACGGTACATCCGGAATTCGTCATGATAAACAATTAGAGGAATTGCAGTTTTCCTGTCAGATTGCAGGGCAGCCGGAAATATCAGAAGAACTAAAATCGCAGTATTTTACAGAACTTGAACTTCGCGGTTTTAACAGCACCGGAATTTTATACGGCGTTATTGCCGGTATAGAAGCCTGGAAAAACGCAGGATTACCTCTAAATGAAAGTCCGGATTGGGACAGCGGGGCGATTTTTGGATCGGGAACTTCAGGAATAGATAAATTCCGCGAAAGCATTTATAAAATCGATGACCTGCAAACCCGCCGGCTCGGGAGTACGGTTGTGGCACAAACCATGAACAGCGGAGTGAGTGCATATCTGGGCGGTAAACTCGGATTGGGGAATCAGGTTACAACCAATTCATCGGCCTGCACAACAGGAACCGAAGCGATTTTAATGGCTTATGACAGAATTCAGTCGGGACAAGCTAAACGAATATTAGCAGGAAGTACCTCAGACAGCGGTCCTTATATCTGGGCGGGATTTGATGCGCTTCGTGTCTGCTCTTCCAAATACAACGATAACTCTGAAGAAGGTTCAAGACCGATGAGTGCATCGGCATCCGGTTTTGTACCCGGAAGCGGTGCCGGAGCTTTAGTTATCGAAGATCTTGAAAGTGCTTTAGAACGTAATGCGGTAATTTATGCCGAGATATTAGGCGGCAATGTCAATTCGGGCGGACAACGCGACGGAGGCAGTATGACAGCGCCAAATAGTACTGCAGTTCAAAAATGCATAACAAATGCTGTCAAAAATGCCGGAATCACAGCTCACGAAATTGATGCCATAAACGGTCATTTAACCGCTACCAAAAAAGACAGTCTGGAAATAGAAAACTGGACAAAGGCTTTGGAACGAAACGGTGCCAATTTTCCATACATTAACTCTTTAAAAAGTTTAACCGGACATTGTTTAAGTGCTTCGGGAAGTATCGAAAGTGTGGCTTCGGTATTGCAGCTTCACGAAGGTTTTCTCTTTGGAAATCGTAATTGTGCCGATCTTCATCCGGAAATCGCAGCGCTTATTGATCCTTCAAAAGTGCTTTTAGAAACTATTAAAACTCATCCCAAAACAATTGCCAAAGCCAGTTTTGGTTTTGGGGACGTAAATGCATGTATAGTATTTAAAAAATTCGAAAAATAAAATGGACAAAAAAGAACTTATCGAAAAACTAAAATTAGTCGTAAAGCCTTATACAACCAATACAGAGGCTTACGAAAACCTAAACGAGGAAACGGATTTTATCAAGGATCTCAATATTAATTCGGCCAATCTGGTTGATATTGTACTGGATATCGAAGAAAACTTTGATATCGTAATCGACAATCCCGACATGGAACGCATGCTGGATGTAAAAACAGCTGTTGAAATTATCGAGACCAAACTTGCCGCAAAATGATAGGCAATGATGTTATAGATCTCGCACAGTCACGCATAGAAAGCAGATGGCAGCGCAGAGGTTTTACAGAAAAACTTTTTACGGTTCCCGAGCAACAGCTTATTTCTAATTTTCACAATCCCGAAATCATGGTCTGGCTGTTGTGGAGCATGAAAGAAGCGGCCTATAAAATCTATAACAGACAAACAAAAATAAGGGAATTCAGCCCTAAAAAATTAAGCTGCAATATCCATTTTCAGAGCACAGCAGAAGCTTATGGAGAAGTAATCTGCGGTGAAAACAGCTATTTTACAAAATCAGTTCTTTCTCCCGAAAGTATCCACACCATTGCTGTAAGTTCTTTAAAAGACATTGGCCGCGTTACTGAAATTGAAAATAAAAAAGTGATAAAAGATGAAAACGGTATTCCGTATATCATGACTTCTGATGTTCTTAAACCCGTTTCTATAAGCCACCACGGACGTTTTGAAAAATGCGTTACGATTGGAGTTTAGTCACGAATTACAACTTATATCTGTGTGAAAAAGGATAACCGCGAATTCACGAATTTTACTGTTGTTTGTCTTAATTCAAACTTTCAATTGCCTCCAGCTAAAGCTGGAGGCAATTGATTTTTAGTGCAGCTGGAAATTAGTAAAATTCACGGCAGACAAAAATCATCACAATTCTCTAAATCCGCAAAAAAAAATTCGTGAATTCTCGGCAAACAAAAAACCGATTTTGACATTTGTCAATGTTTTTCTCCGCGATAACTTTTACTTTTGAAAAAGATTAACCCCGATGACCATGATAAGTGAGCTTGAAGCTTTAATTCAAAGCAAATTAGTACTAGACAAAAACGAACTTGCCGCCATACTTTCCTGTTTTAAACTCGTACAGGTAAAAAAGAATGAACAGCTTCTTAAAAGCGGCACAATTGCCGACAAAATATTTTTTATAAAAAAAGGCTGTCTCAGATTGTATTATAGTACAGATGATCATAACATTGCAACCCGATTCATGGCTTTTGAAGGCACTTTCCTTACTTCTATCGTCAGTTTTATTTCGCAGGAACCCAGCACCGAATATATTGAAGCCGTAGAAACATCCGATTTACTCGCAATTTCACGTCAAGATTTTTCACGACTTCGCAGTACGATTCCGCAATGGGATAAAATGTACATTTATATACTCGAATACGGCTTAACCGTAATTACATCAAAACTCAGTAGTTTACTGACCCAAAATGCTGCAGAACGGTACCGAAACCTGCTTAAAAACAATCCCGAACTGATTCAGCGATTATCCAATGCCAATCTCGCCGCCTATCTTAATATTTCGCCCGAAACATTAAGTCGAATAAAATCACAGATATAAACTGTCTGTCTAAATCAAAAAAAACAAAAACAACATTAAAAAGTATTTATCATGAGAAGTGATGAAGTAAAAAAAGGGATTCAGAGAACGCCCCACAGATCCTTATTGCGCGCTACAG
This portion of the Flavobacterium gelatinilyticum genome encodes:
- a CDS encoding Crp/Fnr family transcriptional regulator; this encodes MISELEALIQSKLVLDKNELAAILSCFKLVQVKKNEQLLKSGTIADKIFFIKKGCLRLYYSTDDHNIATRFMAFEGTFLTSIVSFISQEPSTEYIEAVETSDLLAISRQDFSRLRSTIPQWDKMYIYILEYGLTVITSKLSSLLTQNAAERYRNLLKNNPELIQRLSNANLAAYLNISPETLSRIKSQI
- a CDS encoding NAD(P)/FAD-dependent oxidoreductase yields the protein MRTNPDVVIIGGGLAGLAGAVHLSKQGLQVILIEKTAYPRHKVCGEYISNEILPYLNWLDIDVSELHPTAISNFEFTAQNGTTAKTKLPLGGFGISRYTLDHFLFEKAVQNGCQVITETVTDISFADDLFTIKTSEQILSSKIVLGAYGKRSNIDQVLSRDFISKKSPWLAVKAHYKGDFDTDLVALHNFQGGYCGISKVENGLINICYLADYETFKKYKNIDDYQKAVLYKNKKLKLVLENSTQVFDKPLTISQISFDKKLPVENHILMIGDTAGLIHPMCGNGMAMAIHSAKIAAELVIDFHHGKIESRSVLEKRYVTAWKKNFSRRMFIGRILARVLTHKKFTHIMTSAAASMPFILSAIIRQTHGSPITIN
- a CDS encoding beta-ketoacyl-[acyl-carrier-protein] synthase family protein, with product MKKRIVITGLGVAAPNGVGIPAFTHALQNGTSGIRHDKQLEELQFSCQIAGQPEISEELKSQYFTELELRGFNSTGILYGVIAGIEAWKNAGLPLNESPDWDSGAIFGSGTSGIDKFRESIYKIDDLQTRRLGSTVVAQTMNSGVSAYLGGKLGLGNQVTTNSSACTTGTEAILMAYDRIQSGQAKRILAGSTSDSGPYIWAGFDALRVCSSKYNDNSEEGSRPMSASASGFVPGSGAGALVIEDLESALERNAVIYAEILGGNVNSGGQRDGGSMTAPNSTAVQKCITNAVKNAGITAHEIDAINGHLTATKKDSLEIENWTKALERNGANFPYINSLKSLTGHCLSASGSIESVASVLQLHEGFLFGNRNCADLHPEIAALIDPSKVLLETIKTHPKTIAKASFGFGDVNACIVFKKFEK
- a CDS encoding 3-hydroxyacyl-ACP dehydratase FabZ family protein, which gives rise to MKYTDIIAQLPYSEPFLFVDELLQADENGVTGTFTFKEEMDFYKGHFKGNPVTPGVILTETMAQIGMVCLGILLLDNDLKQDTVIAFTSADMEFLKPVYPNEKVTVTSQKIFFRFGKLKCSAVMKNEAGQEVCRGTLAGMITKKL
- a CDS encoding 4'-phosphopantetheinyl transferase family protein translates to MIGNDVIDLAQSRIESRWQRRGFTEKLFTVPEQQLISNFHNPEIMVWLLWSMKEAAYKIYNRQTKIREFSPKKLSCNIHFQSTAEAYGEVICGENSYFTKSVLSPESIHTIAVSSLKDIGRVTEIENKKVIKDENGIPYIMTSDVLKPVSISHHGRFEKCVTIGV
- a CDS encoding methyltransferase domain-containing protein, whose translation is MSLSTKYRTEETEIMDDFSLEGAELTDALDQIANINQLLGGNKLTLHGLKQLLQKTDISKTVVIADIGCGNGDMLRMLAGYGKKRGLNFKLIGLDANPFTIKYAEKLSAGFPNIEYLCMDIFSDEFKDLQYDIALCTLTLHHFTTQQIADVMDVLNKNASTGIVINDLHRSKLAYRLFELIGVVFNLNNMSRKDGLVSILRGFKKNELETFSKKLNLKNYTISWKWAFRYQWIITKI
- a CDS encoding type III polyketide synthase — protein: MSVKIITAVKQLPQYSRATEDILPFVDTWLNGQEERFIKKVKKIFEGASVDKRYSIMEPSEVFTATSFEEKNDIYSREMIVLGHQVLEKALEKAKWEPQSLDYIITVSCTGIMIPSLDAYLINKMKLRQDIVRLPVTEMGCAAGISGIIYAKNFLKSNPGKRAAVIAVESPTATFQLDDFSMPNIVSAAIFGDGAACCLLSSDENDKGPEILDEQMYHFYDAEHMMGFKLTNSGLQMVLDIEVPDTIASHFGSIIHPFLKQNNLEIKDIDHMIFHPGGKKIVNTVEELFAGLDKNIDDTKEILKQYGNMSSATVLYVLERIMNRNPKKGEKGLMLSFGPGFSAQRVLLQW
- a CDS encoding acyl carrier protein; the encoded protein is MDKKELIEKLKLVVKPYTTNTEAYENLNEETDFIKDLNINSANLVDIVLDIEENFDIVIDNPDMERMLDVKTAVEIIETKLAAK